GCCCCTGTATCCAAGatcaacacagaaaaagaaaggatgagtTCTTCGCATCAGTCAGTACACCTAGTACCTACGTGATAAGTCTTGTTgagttgaaataagaaaaaaataaagatgaaatccTAACTCCAGGAGAAACCAGGCTACAACCCAGACCTTTGTCAGAGAGATAGCAGTAGATAGATGTTATTAAATCATGAATTAAGTTATTTCTAAGATTGTCTTACAGCTTTAGAATTATATAAGACAGTACTATGTACAGTGTATTGTGTTAGGTAATGGGGCGCTATCAAGAGATTTAAGACATGGCCCTGTGCTTCCAAGAGTTTATACCCTatgtggaaatataaaatagcaAATGTCCAAATCAAATAACATGTATAGGTAATGAGtttcaaagaattctttaaatatttattgtttattatttggaaagttaatttgggtttttttttggttttttgggtttttaaaatttttactgaaatacagttgatttacaatgttgtgtcagtttcaggtatacagcaaattgattcagttatgtacacacacgtatatatattcttttttagattcttttccattataggttatcacaagatattgagtatagttccctgtgctatacagtaggtcctggtttCAAAGGATTTAAATGAAGGGTATGTAATTGTGGGTTTGGGATGTCAAAGAGAGCCTCATAAAAACCTACGTTTATCCACGTGGGACACACAGGAGTTATATAGGTGAGAAAGAGGTGGGTGGGAAGACCACTGACAACAAAAAAAGCAGCGGTGGGAATGTCCAAGGCATATTCAGACCCTGATGAGTAAGACCAGTCAGGCTAGAAGGCAGGGCTCATGAGGAACAGCAGAGGCAAGTTTGGAAAAGTGGAAGCAAACAGTAAAAACTGAAACATGGGGGTATTTTCATTGGTGGCTTTTGAGTTGGAAGCGAAAAGATTACAGTGACATTTTAGGAAGATTAATATGGTGACAACATACAGGATGGACCAGCTGGCTAGATGAAAGATAAGCCAGGGGTAAGATAATATGGTAATAAGAAGATCATCAAGAAATGATTGCAACAATCCTGGCATAAAATCATTAGGGACTAACAATGGGTAGCAGCAATGGAAATTGGAAGCAATAGTGGTTGTGACAGACATGATGAAGAATAGGACTTGGCCCTTCCCCATAGAATTAACCATTGACACCATCTAGACTGTGGGTTCTGAGGCGGGATTTGTGtctgtttatctttgtttctccCACACCCAGCACCGTGCCTGGCACACGGGAGCCCCTTCGTATCTGTTTGTAATTGCCTTGAATTACCCAGTTATTTCAATTCGCTGATAGCAGttgtttaaaatgttatgttaaacCTGATCCTATGATTTCCTACAGTAAATTCAAATGACAACTCCAGAAGCTAAAAAAGTTAGATTAGAAAATACATAGTTTCTATGTTGCCAATATGAAGAATATTGTCTGCTATTTCTGAAGCACCACATGTTAAGAGGCACATatacaaattttccaaaatttttcactGCGCTTGTGTAGAAAGTGATGAAACGTTTGTGATTTTAGCAAACTGTGCCTCCTTCATAATGCCAGGTCAGAAGAGTCTAAAGAGAGCTTTCAGGAATGGGTCTAAGTTATTTGGCAGGTCGTCTGGTCAAGGAGCTCAGCTCCAAAGAACCTTTTACTTGCCTGAAGCATGGAGCGAGGAACGCTGTAGAGTCATATGGGAGAACAGAGAACATTTCTATCTGCAGTATCACATACAGAATGGCTTTTGTAAAGCGTCAGTTTCTAGAATTCTTGTTATGAGTGCCTGCTCTTTGCCTTAGCTGATGCTGCCCACGGGCTGAGGACACTAAGGCTTCTGCCCCACGCCGTTTCCTCCAGATCCACGGATACACAAGTCCAGTCCAGCTGGGACTTTGTCTACCCCTTTTCAACCTTCATGTTCAGTTTCCTCCGGGCTCCGCTCTAAATTAAGGCTCGTCAGATCAACTAACTCAAGAAAAGTCCTTCATGGCTGATAACGATCTAGAACTATAGAAGACatcaacaaaaaggaaacaatgaaattccccccccccccccagtgatTCCTGCTTTAACAGCCACCTTTCAGCACCTGTAATGAAAGAGCCAGATAACGTAGGAACTTTTGTCAGACAAATGAGAAATCAGGTGATGGACAAGCTCTGCCTATGGGCAGCAGCCAGATCCTTCCCTGTATAAGGCTGGCCCTGCTCCTATGCTCTTCCTTTAATCTAGTCAGTGAGCACCCTGTCATAAAAGTTATTAGAATCATCTAGAATCCTTTCTAAACCGTGGCTGTATTATTTCCCTAGGACCTCGTTCTCTCAAAACCTGATGTGAAGGTAAGTTTTCCACACCAATGCCCTACTTCCCCTAGTGAAACTCAAATCCATATCAACGTTCTCTTTTCTAAGTATAAATATACGTTCAACTTTGGTTCTTCTCTCTTCACCCTGGAAGTTCAGGGTCCTATTATAAGTCAGGTCTCTCAGTCCCACGGGACCTATAGACAATGCATGGAAATCTCCTTACAGCAACCAGATTCTCTCTGCTACGTACTGAGAAGTGCCTTTAAGACAGCTCACGGCACAGCCACGAGGGCAAGACCTTGGCCTTAAAAAGCAGCTTTGGCTTCTCGACAACATATACTAGCCTCAGTTGTTTCACCCTGAATATTCGCATATTTTCCTGTAGAGGTGCTGGCCCTGAGTTCTTCACTCAGCTCCAGCCCTTGTGTTCTCTTACCTCTTGGCATCCCGTGCCTTGGAGCCCGGTAACTAACCAGAGCTCTTCAgctcaccccagcccctgccttgcAGACTGACAGTGGCCAGTACTGGTGGACACCTGGTCATGACTGAGTCTGTGCCCTCTGAGCAGATTTGACCTTTGTCTGCTGCTGCTCTTGCAGAGCTTGTCTGGATTTGGTCTCACCGTGACCCACCCACAGTCTGAAATGGTACTTCCGTGCTCTCAGTGGTTTATGATGTTCCTCTTCCAGGTATGGCCTGTTCCTATTTCCTGGTTACTTTGAAGGGAGGAGGGATAGGCCAATGGAAGTACTTTCACCATGAAACATCCCTGTCTTTTGAAGGCATCTCTTAGCCAGCTGATATCCTCCAGCTAATGAAAGGGTCAGCATTTTCTTGAAACATTGATAGAAGAAGAatttccctattttatttatttatttttaattttttgggctgcgccgcacagcatgtgggatcttagctccccaaccagggatcaaacccacgccccctgcagtggaagcgcggcgtcttaaccactggactgtcagggacgTCCCGAATTTCCCTATTTTCAGGTGCTTCTGCCCTGTCTGCCTCAGTCCTCCTGACCTAATGCCACGTTGATCATCTActtaactatctatctatctttcacTAGGTGGGTGTCATTTTCTAATTGACTAttgaccaaacaaacaaaatcccattTGGTGATTTAGAATACAAAGGACTTGGTAAGGGAGAAAGGTTAGAATGGAAGAGTAGTGACCACTCACCTGCTTCAGTAAACATCCCTGCTTGATAATGACCCCTCTGAACTCTTCTTTCAGAATCACATCGTCATCACTAGAATTCTCTTCACAGAAGAACCCACTGTCTGGCTGTTGGGGAACCAAAGAGCAAGTTTATTTTCCAGTCTTAGGCATATTGCTACGTATAccatctccatctccctctcccctccagccacTCCTTCCCCCTGTGGTTTATTGGTTTATTCCAACTTGAACTTTaaagtttctgggtttttttttttttggccttgcagcgtggcatgtgggatcttagtttcctgatcagggattgaaccggcgccccctgcagtggaagctcagagtcttaaccactggactgccaggaaagtcccatctAGATGCTTATATCTTGTTGCTAGATGCTCTCTTGTCTCCGCTCAAGTGTGGTTTTTATCAATatcctttcattttcttgggtTCCCCAAGCTATATTGGAAGTCTAGCTCAGCACATCTTTTTTCAAAGTCTTTCTTCTCTTGGGATCTTATGGCCAAATCCCTGAAAGCAGAGTTGGCTAGTTTATAAGACACTGTGCACACGACACGATCTCCACAACGCCCTCTGCCACTCAGCTCCTCCACTTTGAGAAGACCAAGAGCACGTGTCCAGCCACATCCTCTGAGGTCAGGAGGGAACTGGGCCTTGCTCAGCTATAAGAGAGCAATGACTCACACAGAGGAAGAGGAGCCACTGTGCTGGGTATTTTTAGAGTCCCACATTTAAATGGCTATAAACAACCAGatcaaaattctgaaaaaaagaaaattctgacaggGGAATGTCCCCAAAGTGAAATGAAACTCTCTCTGTGACAGTCACTTCATTTTTATAAGCAGCTTCCTTACTTCTGTGCTCTGACcccaaatagaaacaaaattgcCAGAATCCCCCTAGAAATCCACTTTGCCAGATTTCTCATGTAACCCAAGATTAAGTCCGTATTGTGCAATAGAGTGTTTCCCAATCTGTGGTAAGCATGCCCCCGGGGATACGCATGGTGCAGGGGGAAGGCACCCGGATGAACACATTTTGTATTGAGTcacatattttaatgtttatttggaaatataaaactGGCCCATTGGGATTTTACACATCTCCCTCTAGAAAGGAAGCTCCCAGAGGGCCATAATTTTtgcctgttatttttctttccactacTGTATCTCCTTTGTCTAGGTGGGTGCCTGTCATGTACTTGGGCCTaataagttgttgtttttttttgtggtacgcgggcctttcactgttgtggcctctcccgcggcaaagcacaggctccggacgcgcaggcgcagtggccatggctcacgggcccagctgctccgcggcatgtgggatcctcccggaccggggcacgaacccgtgtcccctgcatcggcaggcggactctcaaccactgcgccaccagggaagcccctgggcctAATAAGTTTTTATAAAAGAATTCTTGCTTAGAATAAGAATAGATatagcaaatttttaaaagtaaataaagaaaactattcaAGTgaacaatattttcctttaaacaatCTCACTGGATGTGACAGGCATGGTGGAGGGGGACAGCTGTCAAGTCAGGGACATGGATCAACGCTGTAGGGCTGGGCTCTTTCTTTCACGGTGGATATGAACTGAGACCAACCCAGAACCCGCCCAGAGCAGCCCCCAAGCCAGGAGGAGTAGGTGGGGAGCTCTCTCACTCACAAAGTAGTAGAAGGCGTCGGGGTTGTCGAGGAAAGGGTTCTCAGCAGTTCCGTCCACCGAGTATTTGGAGAGGTCTCCAGCAGGCTGCAGGTACCCTTCGTTGAGCAAGGAGGAGGCTACCACCAGGCCCTCCTGGCGATTCCGAACAGATTTATTGGAAACCAGCCAGTCGATGACACAGTTACCTGGATGGGACCATCAGAGGGTATGTTAGCTCTCTTTACCAAAGAACAAGCCACTGACAGTTGCCCCTGGAGAGCTCCGGATGACCCAAGTGTCAGACTTGTCTCATCTTCCCTGTTACtccaagaaggaaaaatgaaatccGCGGGACAGATACCTGGAAACAAAAGGAACCatgtaaaatgttttgaaaaacacTTACATGCTCCTCAAGGAACAAGGCGTGCATAAAGAAATGGTTTTTACTAACCCACTCATTTATTCCATTAATGACCTAGAACTTCTGCTAGGAGCTAAGTTCTGTGATGGGTACTGGGGAGGCTTCCTCAGGGAATCTAAAAAGGGGATCTGCGTGATAAGTGTTGTGACAAGTGCTTTGCTGTGGATGGATACAGGGAGCTGCTGGGTCAAATCTGCAGGAAGGcgtggaggggtgggtgggggaagggctaCCGCGTGCGTGCGCGCCATCAGGAAAAGTTTCACAGAGGAAGTGACACTGACTGGATGCTTGCCAACCATCTACTCAGGCAGGGGCCGAGAGGAACCAGCAGGGGCTGAGGGAGCTGCAGTGTGAACAGACTCACACAGGCATGAAGCAGCCCCgctggtgggtggggggaggagttgGTGGAAAGAAGGCAAACAATGACGAGAGAGAGAGgaggcccagtgtgagtggggagAGCTTTGATGGTACATTAGGATATTTGGCAGTGAAGAGCTATTGCAAGTTTTTAAGCAGAAAACACCATGACAGTACGTGTATGTCCTAAATTCGAATTTGGCGATGTCCCTTGCACCGAATGTCACACCTTAGACAAGGGTCTAGCAGAGACCTTGAGAAGCCATTCAAACAGCCTTCTGCCTCAAGAGAGGATTGCAAGGAGCCATCAACTGGATTATTAGCAGGTTATAATGaaactttttatgaaaaatattctgtacaaccaacaaggtcctaccacaTAGTGCAGGGCActatacccaatattttgtaatgacctataagggaaaagaatctaaagaagaatatatatatatatatatatatatgtaggtataactgaatcactgtgctgtacacctgaaactaacacacacacacacacacacacacatgtagtCTGTACAAATGTAGCCAACCAGGGAGCCAACATAACAGGTCCCAGGTCATCAAAGCAAGAGCAGTAGGATATGCCATCCTTGAAACAAGAGTGAAAGCAGTTGATTAGTGTACCTTCCATGAATTTCATATACAAAATGCTTTgcccacttttctttctctagaagGATAAACTAATTAATACTGCATTTCTGACTTTAATCCTTGTAGTGACCCTGTAAAAGAGGTAGGGCGGTAATTACAGACCTcttttaagaatgagaaaattaagacTCAGAGGGTTTAAGTGACCTTAGGCCCAAGTTAACACCTGCCATGGGCCTTCACTTACGTGTTCTAATCCTAGATTCCATATGTGTTCAGCTAGGCATGCCGAAGCTCAAAAGACAATTTCGGTCTAATCTCCCCATCACCTGACATTCAAGGTCCTCCATCACATGTCATCAGTGCCTGGGTCCCAGTCTCTGCTACAGACTTGTCTCTCCGCTGAGACCACCCGAGTCCCACAGGAAGGCTCAAGCCACCTGAATTTCTAGAATCCAGTCTGACCTTCAGTGGAGAGAACTTAAGTAGTTCAAGCCCAGGACTCTGGGACTCAGTAAGACATTTCACAGGAAATAAGTCTGACCGGGACCTTGTGCCCAGATCTATACCAGAACTTCcccttggtttctttttccagAGGCTTTGTCTTAGTGACCTCGGTCCTACTTGAGTTAGGGCCCTGCCTTATTCTTGGTATCTGGATTCCAAATCTCAACCCTGGATTTCCTCATGCTAACGGACCACTGCCTTGACTCTCTGAGGCTGAATTCCCCTGGGATACtacccaccccctctccccatttccccagatCACACCCTTTATCCTCCACCTTCAGAACATTGACCTCTACCGTTTTTGTGCATTATCTATTGATTGGACAGCCCTTCGGATTCCATCTGTTGTATCTTCTCAGTGTTTTCCTCTCTTGACCTCTATTGCCACCATAAGTCAGCCATGTCTGACATCTGACAACCTAGTCCCGAACTGTACTCCTCACTTTTTTTCCCCGAAGGAACCATCAGTCCTACCAGGCTGGTCATTTTCTTTCCCTGATGAATATTCTGGAAATCTCAGCCCCATAACTTTGTCCTCACCATCTGCTCAGCCTAACTATCCTCATCAGAATTCCTTCCCACAAACACTTAAAAGAAACTCTACCCATCTTTCAGAGTAGAATTTAGGCACCATCTTCTATTCATCCCAACTACCCCtgagttctttctcttttctgaacaCACAGAATTGATTGTCTGTGCAGACGTGTGACTCCTTAACCATAATAACTGCATTGAGAGCCTGTACCATATAGTACTTAGAGTGTGTTCTAAACACATTACAGTTACAGCAAGCCTTAATGTAGGTGCACTACGATTATCCCTATTTGATAGACAAGGAAAGTGAAGAGAGGCTAAATTGTTGGCCTAAGCTTTTACAGCTAGTACGCTgaagagctagaatttgaaccaaGGAAGTCTGCCTCCAAAGAACATGTTTTAAACCACTACACCACCTCCCTAAACCCATAATGCATAATGCCTCACCCCGTGCAGCCTCAGACAACCCGAATGTTTCCACCTAAATTTTACATTGGGTATCTTGATTCCTGTTTATCACCTTATTCACCTCTGTGTCTATTTCAACATCCTGCCATTTattggaaaacaaaacatgacCCTTTGATTGATATAGCTGGAACTTCTGAGATTTTTATCTTGAACGACAAAGTTTTGTTTcacccttctttctccttccacgCTGGGGAAGTTCAGTGATCATGTCCACCAGCCTGCATTCCATGaccccactccccgcccccatGCTCTACATCCATCACCCACACGTGAGGCTGAGCGAGGCCTCCATACCGCCTGCCCCAGAAGCCCCACTTCAGACTCACAAGGCCTTTTACCTGTGAAGCAGTGATTGAAAATCTTCTTGTCCTTCTCTAGGTTCAGCTCTTTTACTCCTTTTTCAGTGTCTTTCATGGACAAATACAAGGCACTGCACAGAGGAAAACACATGGGTGAGTAAGAGCTTTTCAGAACGGCCGGTCCTCTCTGGGATTTGCCCCCTCGAAGGGGCGGCTCCTGAGTACAAGCCTCCCCCTCCGCAGGTGAACCCTGAGCCTAATCTCCAGTAGATCGTAAGTACATCATTAGACGGCAGAGTTCATAATCGCATAACTTTGTGGCCTGAGCAACATTCAGCAAAACGTACTGGGAAGGTACTTAACGTCTCTTAAATTCACTAAACTCTGCTGGTTTAATTTTTAGCGTCTGAGATGAAGAGTTGCCCCCAGTTAGGTGCCCAAGATGAAATGTTCTTGGGGCTCAATCCTCATGTCCCATTTCTTTGTGTCCTTCAAGAGACCATCTGGTATAGACATTTACCTCCCAGAAAGTGAATGTCTTGACTAAGCGTATCCCTTTATCCTAAAAATTAGGAGATAAAGCAAAACAGCGAGACATTCTCATTTTTGTCCTTGAAGTAATGAACTAAAGATAGCCTTATCAGAGAAATTGCAAGCAACAAAACCCAAGGCCACGTTCATGGATCTCGTGGCTCCACGTAGCACAAGCATCATTCGCACTTAGCTCTGACAGCTGTGGTTAGAAATGTGGTCACTTGACCACCCCACCCAGCAGCTACAGCTAGACTAGGCAACTCCTCTTGGGTCTTTACCAGAAAGCTTTCTTGGTGAGAGAAAGTGCTCATTCTCTCTAAGCTCAATGCACCAATTTCATCAGACTCCTGTGACCTGCCACGTCCTGCAGGAGGCATGCAGAGGACTTTTTTCAGTCCCCTCCTAAGGACTCCCCTCACCCATTTTGTAAACCAATATGGAATTTAAGTAGCCAATATGGAATTCTTCCTGGCAGGGCTCCTGTTACAGGATATGTTCCACATAAAAGCAAAAACcagcaaaaagtaaaaagactCCTAGAGAAAGGGGCTCATGTGATATCCACCTTTAGGCAACAACCATCACCTGCAATTCCAGGCCAGTCAACATCAGAGGTCATTAATCTAGGCCAAGGCACAAATGGCTTCCGGCTAGGAGAGGTGTTCACCCTTGCTGAATGTGTGAACTTGAACTTGAAACCTTACCTGCTAGGACACACAGCCCGTGCCTTTTCCTACCTACCTATAGACCCTGAAGCTTTCTTTTAAGAGTAACTTATTATGGCTACTTCATATATACAATgatgcatctctctctctctatcgctctctttctctctctctccatcccccatctctctctctgccaagaTTACCCAAAATGAGGGAACTTAAATTCCACTGCCCCCTCTCCTCAGCTGCTAGACCTTAGAGAAGCCACAATCACTCCTTCAGACCCAGGTAAACATCTTAGTAAACCAAGGGCCAGTACTATGGACCTGGAAGGGTGGATACAGCCTTCAGAGGTGACCAAAGCAGGCCTTGGAGCAGGATCTGTTGTGAGATTTCCTCAAGaagcagggtgggaggagggaagagtgaaGGGAAGCAAACATAGAAAATCACCCtatggaatgaagtgagagagtggcatggacatatatacactaccaaacgtaaaatagatagctagcgggaagcagccgcagagcacagggagatcagctcggtgctttgtgaccacctagaggggtgggatagggagggtgggagggagggagatgcaagagggaggagatatggggatatatgtatatgtatagctgattcactttgttatacagcagaaactgacacaacattgtaaagcaattatactccaataaagatgttaaaaaataattttttaaaaaagaaaatcaccctAAGTCAATGGTTTCTGGCAGTCGGATGGACCTCCTGGTAGATTTCCTGGCAAACTTCTGACCTCCTTCAATGCATTTAATGGCCTTCTTGACGTCCCGAACCCAGCCATctctctcctccaggaaggctgccTGGAAGAAGTGGTCCTGCTGTTTGGTCGTAGTGATCTTAAACACAAACTGAAATCAAAACACATCCCATTAGGAATGACTCCTTTCAAGGGGCTGAGGTCTCTTATGAAGCA
The sequence above is drawn from the Tursiops truncatus isolate mTurTru1 chromosome 14, mTurTru1.mat.Y, whole genome shotgun sequence genome and encodes:
- the PLEK gene encoding pleckstrin, encoding MEPKRIREGYLVKRGSMFNTWKPMWVVLLEDGVEFYKKKSDNSPKGMIPLKGSTLTSPCQDFGKRMFVFKITTTKQQDHFFQAAFLEERDGWVRDVKKAIKCIEGGQKFARKSTRRSIRLPETIDLGALYLSMKDTEKGVKELNLEKDKKIFNHCFTGNCVIDWLVSNKSVRNRQEGLVVASSLLNEGYLQPAGDLSKYSVDGTAENPFLDNPDAFYYFPDSGFFCEENSSDDDVILKEEFRGVIIKQGCLLKQGHRRKNWKVRKFILREDPAYLHYYDPAGGEDPLGAIRLRGCVVTSVESNPDGKKSEDENLFEIITADEVHYFLQAATPKERTEWIKAIQVAFRTGK